Below is a genomic region from Treponema sp. OMZ 798.
TGGCCTTTTTTCTATATTCTTTTGGAGGTTCTATAAAAAGGTGCCTTAAAAGCTGGTTAAAAAATCCGGGAGCATCTTCTTTAGGTAATCTGTAAAGTTGCGAAATAACAAAGCTGTTAAAAAATTGATTAACATACATAAATTGGGCAAAGAAGACAAAGAAAAAAAAGAAAAACCAGACTTGAATTAAAACTAAGATGACATTTGTAAAGATTCCGTAAACGATTGTAAATTTTGCTGTAGATCTAAAAAGCATAAAAAATACTTTTATAAAGAAATAAGATAGGGTGCATCCTAAGGCAGAGGTCCAAGCATTTTTAAAAGACGGTTTTACAGGAGGCATAACATAATAAATTAAGCAGATAAAGAACTGCATAAGTAGAAGCGGAATAAAAATAAATAAATTTTTTAATAAAAAAACAATGTTGTTAGAAAAAACCGATTGAACTATGTTTATTCTAAAAACTGCGGAGCCCGTACTTAAAAGTATAAACAGCATAACTAAAAAAATAACTACAATCACCTCTCCTAAAATGACCGTTAGACTTGTTTTTATGGCTGTCTTTTTTGCTTTTTTACGGTATATTTTCCTTATGCTGTGCTGTATTGTTGCAAAAAAACGTCTTGCCATCCAAAGAATAAAAACGGTAACAATAAAATCAAAAACCGAAAATGTATTTATATTCAAAAGCAAAGAAAAAAAACGGTCTATGTTTACCGTGTTTTCAAAAATAGAAAGGGAGCGGATAGCGCTTTTTACCTGCTCCGGAGTTTGTTTTAAAACTCTTAGTAATATTGTTAATGTTAAAATAAAAAGCGGCAAGGCCGACATTAAAAAATTATAGGCTCCTGCTGAGGCAGTTGTTAGAAGATCATTATTTGCAAAGCTTACAATCGTAATATATATTTTTTGATTAAAGTCATAGAGGCCTTTTTTTTGCTCTTGAACAACTCTTGCGTACCAAGCTAAAAATTTTTGACTACCGGTTGTTTCTCTTTTCAATTGGAGCCCTCCTATCTTGTGTAATAATACACGACTAATTGAGTCCTGTCTCGTAAATTTAATTTTTCCAATATTGAAGAAACATAATTGCGTACAGTTCCTTCGCTTAAACTAAGCCGATTCGATATTTCTTTATTATTAAGGCCGTCTGCAACCAATTCTAAAATATCCGTTTCTCTATCGTTTAAATCTTCTTTAAATTGAGAGCGGGCCGGTTTTGTTTGCGGGATTTTTGATATTATTTCGGAATCGAATACAATGCTCCCTGCACCGACAGCATTTAATGCAGGTATAAGGGAATCTATATTTTGTTTTAATATATATCCCTTACATCCGAAGTTAATAGCCTTTGTAATATATTCTTCATCATTAAAGGTTGTAAGCAGTAATATTTTTGCATCCTTATGTTCAGCTAAAATTTTTTCACTTGCTTCTATGCCTGTCATATTTTCCATTCTTATATCCATTAAAAGAATGTCCGGTCTGTGCTCGTTAAATAAAAATACCGCCTCACTTCCGCTTGAGCCTGTTGCAATAATATCGAAGCCGTTGGCTTTTAATATTGTTTTTAAAGAGGAAACAACAAGGCAATCATCATCAACTATTATTATCTTCATTATGTTTATCCTTTTTTATTTTCGGAAAAGTAATATGGGTTTTAAATCCGTTTTCGGAATAAAAATTAACCGTACCCCTATGTTTTTCTACAAGGTCTTTTATAACTTTTAATCCTATTCCGTAATTAACAGGTTTACCTAAAGAGCCCGATCCATTATCTTTAAGCACAAGGGAATAAAATGCAATGTGTTCCAATAAGCTGATTTTGAATTCGCTTGCTCCGCTGTGCTTAATAGTATTTGAAAGGCTTTCTTTTACTATTGAAAAAATATCGTATTTTAATTCGTAAGGTATGGAATCCGCCTTATATGTTAATTGTATTTTAGGTTTTTTTGTGTTTTCAGCAAGCCCTTCCAAACCTGTTTGTAAGTTAAAAGAATCATTGTGCATATTATGGAGGCATTCTCTTATTTCACTCATTCCGTTTTCCAAAGCATTTTGTAAAATATTTAAGTTGTCTTTTACTTCTTGCTGGTTTGATATGTACTTTAAGGCATTTACCTGCAAAATACCGGCACTCAGTGTATGACCTATGGAGTTATGAAGACTGCCGGAAATTCTATTTCTTTCGGCTAGGATTAAAACTTCGGCATTTTTTAAAACGTCATTTTGTAGAATTCTTTCCCTTTTTTCTGCGTTTATTTTATTTTCCGCAAGCTTATCCTTAAGGTTTATTACTTCCGTGATTTTTGCAAGGTATTGTCTTTTAATTTCGGAATAAAAAAAGATTATAAGAGCAAAGATAAAAAATATTAAATCAAAATTTAAAAAAAGACATAAGATAGGCAGGTATCTCAAAAGTTTTTTTTGCGAACTTTCGCAGTTTTGATACTCTTCTAAATTTATAGTCATAAGTATGGGAGAAAAAAACACAAGGTTCTTATCGAAAGCTGCTATTGAAAAAACAAATAGTAATAAAACAATGAATTTGATTTGCTTGTTCTTAACCATATTATCCCAAAGACCTATAGAGAAAAAAATGATAAAATAGGGAATGGCAATAAAAGAGCTTGTTTTTATAAATAAAAAAAGAGAACAAAAAAGACTTATCAAAAAAAATTCTAAAAATAAAAGCATATAAATTTTTGTCTACATCAAGGATTAATATTATGAGTATAATCTAAAGTCTTTAAAAAATCAATAAATAGTATTGACAGAATAAAAAAGTAGTGAGATAATATTTGATTATAGGGAGGTTTAAGTTGAATAAATATGATATAGTTAGCTTGGTTAAACAAAAAGAAGCTAAGATTATTCAAATCAGGCGTGATTTGCATCAGATTCCTGAGCTGCAATTATCCTTGCCTAAGACTGTAAGTTATGTTTGTAAACAGCTTGATGAGCTGCAAATACCATATTATAAGCTTGTTGACGGCAATGCTATTGTTGCAACTATTGAAGGAAAAGAAAAGGGTAAATGTATTGCAATAAGAGCAGATATGGATGCCCTGCCCATAAAAGAAAATACGGGTTTAAGTTTTGCATCAAAGCATGAGGGGTGTATGCATGCTTGCGGGCATGACAGTCATACGGCTATGGCTCTCGGCGCCTGTATGGTGTTAAAGGAGCTTTCATCGGAATTTAAGGGCTGCGTTAAAATTTTATTTCAGCCCGGGGAGGAGTATCCCGGAGGTGCTCTCCCTATGATAGAAGAAGGATGTTTGGAAAACCCAAAGGTTGATGCTCTCATAGGGCTTCATGCCGGTTACATTTACCCCGGTGTTGAAAAGGGAAAAATAGGTATCTGTCCGGGTGCTTTTTTTGCTTCAATGGACCGTTTTCAAATTACGGTAAGAGGCAAGGGTGCTCATGGTGCATATCCCCACATGTCTGTGGATCCTATTCCGATAGCTTGCGAAATAGTTTCTGCTCTACAAAAGATTATAAGCCGGGAGCTTGCCCCTACGTCAAATGCTTTAATTTCGGTTTGTCAAATACATAGCGGTACGACTCAAAATATAATTCCCGATGAGGTTTTTATGGAAGGAACTGTACGTGCTACAGATGAAGATGTGCGAAAGTTTATGGCAAAGCGAATTGATGAAATTGCTTCAGGCATAGCAAAGTCATATAGGGCAGAGGCGGAAACCGTTTATGACTTTAAATATCCCGTCTTAATGAACGATAAGGCTTTTACGGAATTCTTTGCTGAAAATACAAAAGAAATTTTTGGGGAAGATTGTATCCATGAAATTTCAATTCCTACAATGGGCGGAGAAGATGTTGCTTTTTTCCTTCAAAAAGTTCCCGGTACTTTTTTTGTTTTATCTAATCCCATTATACATGATGGAGGGAAAATTTATCCTCACCACTCGGATAGATTTGACATTGATGAAAGCCTATTCTATAAGGGTACTTCAGCGGTGCTGGCTACCGTTTTAAAATATTTAGACTTAGGAGGTTTAAAATGAAGAATATACGATTACACCTGACAGTTCTTGTTTTGGTTGTTATTTCGGAATTCATCGGAAAGTTTGCATTTAAGGTTGGGATAGGAACGATAGTTCTTTTGCCGATGCTTTATGCTTTAATTCTCGGTATTTTAACAACATTAAAAAAAGTTAAAATCTCCGGAGACAAAGAGATTAAAGACGCAGGAAGTCTTATAAGTATTACTCTTATGCTTTTGATGGCAAAGTATGGAACAACAATAGGTCCCAGTATTTGGAATATCTTAAAAGCAAGTCCTGCTCTTATTTTGCAGGAATTCGGAAACCTAGGAACCGTTATCTTGGGTGTTCCTATTGCAGTATTGCTCGGTCTTAAACGGGAAGCTATAGGCGGTGCTCATTCAATTTCACGAGAGCCTAATGTTGCTATTGTTGCAGAAAGATATGGTCTAAATTCTCCTGAAGGTGAAGGGGTATTAGGAGTTTATCTTGTAGGGACTGTTTTTGGCACCATATTTATAGGTCTTATGGCAAGTATTTTGGCTTCAGCAACATTCTTACATCCCTATGCTCTTGCTATGGCATCAGGAGTAGGTTCTGCATCTATGATGACAGCCTCAGTAGGTTCTCTTATAGAGTTATTCCCCGATATGGCAGAAAATATCAAGGCCTTTGGAGCAGCAAGTAATTTGCTTTCGGGATTAGACGGCGTTTATATGTCAATTTTCCTTGCTCTGCCCTTCTCGGAATGGCTATTTAAAAAATGCTATAAGATGAAATATCATGAGGCCGCTCCTCTTCCATCAGTTCCGACTGAAGTTAGCGCCGGCAGTTCAAATTAAGGAGGCTTTTGTATATGAAATTTAAGAATGCATTAATTGTTTTACTTATAACGGCTCTTATTTCTTTGGTAGGTAACTTCGTAGGTCCTAAAATCAATCCGATTACAGCCCTGCCCGGTATGTTGATTCTTGTAGGTATCGCTGCTGCCGGTATAGGCTTATCAAAAATAATTCCCGGAAAAATACCTGCTGTAGCATATATTGTTACCATTGCTGCTATTCTGACTATTCCCGGTGTTCCTTTTTCAAAGGAAGTATATGAGTATACTGCAAAGGTAAACTTTCTAGCTCTTTGTACACCGATTTTAGCCTATGCCGGTATCTATACCGGTAAAAACTTAAGTTCTCTTAAAAATACCGGTTGGAGAATCTTTGTTTTGGCTGTTGCCGTTATGTTAGGTACTTATATCTTCTCAGCTTTAATTGCTCATTTTATCTTAAAGATTATCGGACAGATATAACAGGTATAATTAAAATATTTGGTGCTCCAATTCGATAGAGTTGGAGCATTTTTTATTACTTTCTACCCCATGTAAAGAACCTCATCGGCAAGGGCGGCTGCCTCATCCTTGTCGTGGGTAACATAGACGGCGGTGTATCCCAAACTCTCCTGCTTTGCCCGCAGCTCCTTGCGTAAGTGCAGACGGAGATCTGCATCGAGGGCCGAGAGGGGTTCATCAAAGAGGATGAGGGAGGGGCTCACTGCAAGACTGCGAGCAAGGGAAACCCTCTGCTTTTCTCCGCCCGAAAGAAGATCGGTTTTGCGCTTTTGTAAGGCTTCTAAATGAAAAAGCTCGACAAGGGGGGCTATTGTTTTGCGGGCTTCCTTTTTGGACATACCTTTAGAAACCAGCCCATAGAAGATATTTTCTTCAACATTGAGATGAGGGAAGAGGGCATAGTCTTGAAAGACCATTCCGATTCCGCGTTTGCCCGGAGGGATTCGGCTTATATCCTTTCCGTCTAAAACAATCTCCCCCGAATCCGGGGCGATAAGACCTGCAATTATTTTTAAAACCGTTGTTTTGCCGCAGCCTGAGGGCCCGAGGAGGGCAAGAGCTTTTCCCTTTTTTAATTCAAAGGAAACGGAAATATCTTTTTCGGTAAAATGTTTTTTTATATTTTTAAGCTGTAAAAATGCTCTTTCGTGTTTCAATATCATTTTAAATTTATTTCTCCTGTAAAAAGAAAACAAAGCCTGTTATAAGGCTTAAGACGACTGCAACTGCAGAAGATTCTACAAAGCGGTATGAAGAAGCGTAATCAAAAATCAGTAAGGCCAGATTGTTAAAATGCGGGATGTTTAAGACTATTGGCAAGGATGCATCTCCTGCACTTATGGCAAAGACAAAGGCTAAGCTTGAAAAAATGCCTCTTTTGCACAAGGGAACTATCACCTTAAAAAAGGCCGTTTTTTTGTCGGGTGAAAGCAAGACTGCCGCATTGATAATATTTTGAGGAATGCGTAAAAGTGAGGTCTGTATTTGAGTCCACGCAAAGGGCCATGCAAGGGAGCTTTGTGCAAAGATTAAAATGAGTTCCGTTCCGTTGGGTTTTAACAAGAGCCAGCCGAAGCCCAGCATTACCGATGAAACTGCCAAGGGCAGATAGGGAATCGCGTATATTTTTCTCCGGTTATAAAAGACGGTAATGTATGCAAAGAACAAAGAAGCTATGAGGCTTACAAGAGCTGTAAGGATGCCGATTTTGATGCTTGTCCAAAGAGCCGTCCAAAAAGTTCGGGATAAAAAAATATTTTTCCATGCCTTAAAATAAAAGAATTTATTAAAGATAGAAGTATAATTTACATTATATGTAGAATGTAAAAAGATAGAAAACAAGGGTGCTATTAAAAAAAGAATAATTATAAAAATCGTAAAGCTAAAAAAAACTTTTTGTCCAAAGCCTTTTATTGAGGTGCGCTCCCTTATTCCCTTTAGGTTTTCGTTTTGTACTCTCATCTTTTTTTGCAGGTTAGAATAGATGAGGATTAAAATTAAGGCCGCAGATATTTCGGTGAGGGCTATCTTTGCGGCAAGGTTCATATCCAATTTTGTGCGGGCTGCCTTGTAAAGTTCTACCTCTAAGGTGGTAAGGGCAAGGCCTCCGAAAAGCAGGATTATTATAAAACTAAAAAAGCAAAAAAGGAAGATCAACAAAAAGGAAACGGCTATAGAATTTAAAAGAGCCGGAAAGGTTATGGTTTTAAAGATTCTAAATTTACTTGCCCCTAAAAGGAGGGCAGCATTAGGTTCATCTTCGCTTAAGCGTTCCCAAACTTGAGAGATTGTTTTCATCGCAAGGGGAAAGTTGTAAAAGCCGTGGATTATAATTACTCCCGTCATCGAAAACACAAAATTGACAGGCGGTTCGTCTTGGTTTAATAAGTTCTTTAAAAAAGAATTTAGGACTCCGTTATTCCCAAAAAAGATTATAAAGGAAAGGGCGACGATTATTGCAGGCACGCAGAGCGGAACACTTGACAGGGCCAGTAAAAATTTTCTGCCCCGAAAGTTTTTTCTTGCACAAAGGTAGGCCGCAGCAAAGCCTACGGTGCAGGCAAGCAGGGCAGAAAAAAAAGCCTGAGAAACCGTAAAAACCGTTATCCTAAAAATATGCGAAAAATCAAAGGAGCTTTTGACTCCCGTAATATGCGAAAAATCAAAGCGTGAAGAAAATAAGGGAACAAAGCTCAATATTAACGGAAGAAAAAAAGAAAGAAGGACAAGAAAAAAGATAAGGCTGCCGAGTGGCAAAACAAGGCTGCCTATCTTAGATGGGCGACCTATTTTAAATAGGCGCCATATCTTTGATATGGCGCCGCCCGGCCGAAGGCCTTCTTGTTTATTTTTGTAAAACATTAATTACGGCGTTGACCGATTCGGTTTGATCTTCTGAAGGAATGCGCAAGATTTTTGCAGGTTTGGGAACATCCTTGTAAGAAGCAGGAAGGGGAAGCCCCTTGATAACCGGATACATAAACTGAGTTTCGGGAAGGAGGCTTTGAGCTTCTTCCGTCAGCATAAAGTCGATAAAGGCCTTTGCTCCCTTAACATTAGCAGCATTAGCGGATATTCCCATACCTTCAATTTGAATGACATGGCCTTCTGCGAAAACCAATGGCCGGAAGCGGTCTGTTTTGTCATACAAAACATGGGAAGCCAAGCTGCTTGTATACGAGATAGCCATAGGTGCTTCTCCGGCTGTAAAATAGCCGTAACCTGTGCTCCACTTGGGGGCCATTGCAAAGATATTCGGCTTGAGGGCCTTCCAAAAGTTGAGGTACTCATCACCAAAAACAGCCTTTGTCCACGCAACCATGCCTAAGCCTGTTGTACTTGAGCTAGGATCCAAAACTACAATCTTTTTTGTATAGGAAGGATCGGTCAGTTCCTTTAAAGATGCGGGCTTTTTGATTTTGGCCTTTGTATCGAACATAAATGCAAAATAGCCGTAATCAAAGGGGGTTAAAAGCCAATCGTCTGCAATAAGAACATCCGAATCTATCTTGTTTGCGGCCGTAGGTTTATAGGCTTTTAAAACATCTGCCTTGCGGGCTTTTTCGATAAGATGGTTATCGATACCAATGAGCACATCGGCTGTAGAAGCCTTACCCTCCAATATGGCCCTGTTTAAAACGCCTTCTTTGCAGACGACATATTCTACATCCTTGCCCGTTTTTGCCTTAAAGAGCTCGGCAATTTTCGGGCCGGGACCGTAGTCGGCAGCAAAGGATTTTGTCGTGTAGACCACAACCTTTGTTCCGTCAGATTCTTTTGCTCCGCCTGCAAAAAGAGCGGCACAACCGATAATTAAAAATGAGAAAATTAAAATAGAGCGTAAATGATTTTTCATATGCTCCCTCCGCCGGTATTATCCGGATCAGGTAATAGGGCATCCGTGCGGACAGCCCTTTGCGGGTATGTTCTCAGCTTGTATAAGCACCCCGGCGAAAGCGAGTGTAGCATAAGAAGAACAAAAATTCAAGAGGAGGGGAATTGATAGACTCAGTTATTTCTTTAATTGTCATAAACAGCGGGATTGTTTTCCTGCTGCTGTCACCGTATCTCTATCGGGAGTGCCGGCGTGCCGATACCCTAAGCTCATTGTCGAGTGTATTTTCGATGTAGTCTATCGTCCTGTTAAATAATTGAATACTGTTCATCTTTTCTCCTGTATTATTATGGAAATTATATAAACAAAATACCTTACCGTCCCGATATTTTTTGTACAAATTTTATGGGATCAAACAAGTTTTATAAGTTAATTTTGCAGGTTAAAGCGGGTGTTATACGTTTATAAAATATAATAATACCAATTACTTCCATAGTTGGTATCAAAATTTTCTTTAGTGTCAAATTCAATATTTATTTTGTCTACATTTAATTTGTTATTAAAATCAAATTCTTTCAATGAAGAATAAATATAATTTTTTATCATCATTTCAATTCTATATTTTTCTAGTTTATTCGGAATTTGTACATTTGAATAAAAAAATACAACAACACGTGTATAAAATACTTTCTTTATTATCCAGATATTTTTATTATTTATTTCTTTTTTTAGGAAATTCAAATCTTCTGGTAGATTTTTATATATTCGCTCTAATTCTTCTCGTTCAAATGATGAAAAATAGGTGAAAAATCTTGCCTTATATTTATTTTGCAATTCAAATTCTTTTTCGGCTATATAAAAAGTAATTTCATTTTTTTTTCTTATTATCAAATTTAATATTTTTTTCTTGAGAGTTATTTTCTAATTTTACTTCAAAACGAATCAGATTTTTGTTATTAGAATTTTTTATTAATGTAAATAAAATTTCATGTATATCTATGTTATATGTTTTAGAAATATACTCTTGAATTTCTTGATAATCTTCTTCTTTAATTTCACTGGTTATCAAAATTTCTTGCTTTACTTTATATTTTTTATAATAAATAACAAAAAAAATTGAAAGTACAATTAGAATCACTAAAAAATACATTTTTATTCCTAAAATCCAATGCACTGCGTTGTGCGTATAATGGGCGGCGGATAAGCTGCAAGAAGCTTTCAAAGCCTTTAGGCTTTTGAGCTTCGCTGTCAGCTTAATTCACGTGTTGGACGGCGCTGTGCGCCGGACGACACGCGGAGATTCCGCCGCCCGTTGAACGGGCGCGTATTTACCCGTTTGGGGTTTTCAGCGTGTTTTTGCGCAAAAGACGTATCGTTTGCGCCCTTTGTTTGCTGTTCCGCCCGCGGAAAAACAGCCGGTCGGCAATGGGCGTTTTGCATATCGGCGCTTTTGTGCATCTTCGTCGTCTATATAGTCTTTTAAGACTGCGCCGAATCGGTCAAAAAGATTTTCCGTTTCCATTTTTCGTGTACTCGGTTAAAAAAAAGCGAATAAGCAGTTCCCGCAATGTATTCAATATCGATATTTTTATAAAAACTCCGTTTTTTTCATCGTATATCCAATAGGGCATCTCTAAAAACCTTGTTGGATTTTTAGAGATGCCCGACGAGTTTTTCATAAGTCTTTATATATTAATGACTTATGAAAAACATCGCAAATTAAATTAAAGGGAGCCTCTAAAAAACTGATGTTTTTAGAGGCTCCCTTTAATTCTTCATTTTTACAATCATCTTCATTAATTTCTATTTTAAAATACTCATAGTTTAAAGACCAACTATTTTTGTTGAAATTAAACTCCTCTTTTTTTAATGAATGCTGCATTAAGTTAGCTACTTTTCAATCTACCTCCTAGTGAGAAAATTAGAAAATTAATCAGAATTTGCAATCTCATCTGCATTCTCTTTCAAATAAACAAAGTCTAATTGTCTCGCCGCTTCAATATATTCGCTTAATTTATCTGATTTTATTTTATAAAGAACACTGAGTGCCATTATTTTTTGATACTCTTCAGCATAGGTATCACCCTTATATTTGTCTCTTTCCCAAAATTCAATCGCATACTGTTCTGCTTTTTTATAATCTATCTCACTTAAAGCACTTAAAGACATTCTCTGTGTATATTCATCATCTACATTTATATACTTGAATACCCAATCAGTAACTGAACTATCATCTTTATAAACTGGCAATCTTTTTACTAACTGCCACTTCGCAGTTGTATAAATTGAATCTATACATCTTTCAATCAAATATTTAAACCATTCTTTATATGACGAAATAAAGTCAGCCAAATATTCGCATTCATTGTCCCTGGCTACACAATAAAGTATAGATTCTAAATCAGTTTCGGTAACATCTTTTACTTCTACATTCTTTACAAATGAGATTGCAGATTCTCTCATTCTATCAAAAGAAGGACCTAGAAATTCTCCATTATCAGTATCTTCAGTCATCTCAGAATAATGCTTATAAACCCATTCTTTGTATATTCTCACTTCTTCATTTAGTATTCGGCTGTATTTATTCAAACGCCCACCCCTAACATTTATTTGATATGAATTTTTTCATATTCTTCTCTTTAAAACTTAAATTTGTAACTATCATTTTTTTCTCTTCTTCATTTTCAATCTCTTTAGCTACAACACCAATTAACTTTCCCAATCAATGGATATGATTTTTGCATCTTCACCGAATTTTACGCAGAGTATTTCATCGCTTTCATCAGGTGCAATCATAAAATCCATTGCGATGTGCGGCTGTTCACTGTCAATCCATAAGTCTACATTCGTTACCGTCATTTTACTTACAAACTCGGTAATATCGCTCGGCAAATCTTCCAGTCCGCATTCTTCAATATGAAAGTCGATATAGTAGCTGTCATCTTTTAAATATGCTATAAGTGTTTTTCTTGCTTCTTTTATTTTATCATCTATGTTCTCAAGAAACTGTGCATAAAGGTCGAGTATGCCGGCCGGTACTTCTCCATTTTTATCGAACCAAAGACAGGTATCTATCCCCTGAATCTCTTTTTCCCAAATTACTTCCGCATCGTCTGTTATCGCAAGATTCAACTGACCGAAGTATTGATGTTCCATTTTTTTCATAGCTTAATCTCCTATTATTTAGTATATCATGGGCACCTCTAAAAAGCTGTTTTTTAGTAACCATAACGGGCGGCGGATAAGCTGCAAGAAGTGAGAAAGCCTTTAGGCTTTTGAGCTTCGCCGTCAGCTTAATTCGCATGTTGGACGGCGCTGCGCTCCGGACGACAGGCGGATATGCCGCCGCCCGTTGAACGGACGCACTGCGTCCGTTCAACATTCGCTTAACCTGCATTTGCGGCTCCTCCGCAATGTCAGGTTGAAGCGGGTGTTAGGTGCAATTTTATTCCTTAACATCTAAGGATATATATAATATTGAATGATCACTTAAAGTTTTGATCTTTCCATAATTGAAGTTTTTCCCTTTATATTGCTTTACATCATCCATGTGTTGTGTTTCTACAAATTGATATAATTCTTTGCTGATAAAAATATGATCATCTTGTATTACTTCCACATCATTATAACCGTTCAAATTACCACGAAAGAATGTTTGTTTGTATAAAGGTTCACATTCTATTAAGTTGGAATTCTTTATTGTTTCATTAAAGAATACTTTATCATCAGGATTTCCATGTATATAATAC
It encodes:
- a CDS encoding thiamine ABC transporter substrate binding subunit — encoded protein: MKNHLRSILIFSFLIIGCAALFAGGAKESDGTKVVVYTTKSFAADYGPGPKIAELFKAKTGKDVEYVVCKEGVLNRAILEGKASTADVLIGIDNHLIEKARKADVLKAYKPTAANKIDSDVLIADDWLLTPFDYGYFAFMFDTKAKIKKPASLKELTDPSYTKKIVVLDPSSSTTGLGMVAWTKAVFGDEYLNFWKALKPNIFAMAPKWSTGYGYFTAGEAPMAISYTSSLASHVLYDKTDRFRPLVFAEGHVIQIEGMGISANAANVKGAKAFIDFMLTEEAQSLLPETQFMYPVIKGLPLPASYKDVPKPAKILRIPSEDQTESVNAVINVLQK
- a CDS encoding sensor histidine kinase, whose product is MLLFLEFFLISLFCSLFLFIKTSSFIAIPYFIIFFSIGLWDNMVKNKQIKFIVLLLFVFSIAAFDKNLVFFSPILMTINLEEYQNCESSQKKLLRYLPILCLFLNFDLIFFIFALIIFFYSEIKRQYLAKITEVINLKDKLAENKINAEKRERILQNDVLKNAEVLILAERNRISGSLHNSIGHTLSAGILQVNALKYISNQQEVKDNLNILQNALENGMSEIRECLHNMHNDSFNLQTGLEGLAENTKKPKIQLTYKADSIPYELKYDIFSIVKESLSNTIKHSGASEFKISLLEHIAFYSLVLKDNGSGSLGKPVNYGIGLKVIKDLVEKHRGTVNFYSENGFKTHITFPKIKKDKHNEDNNS
- a CDS encoding iron ABC transporter permease produces the protein MFYKNKQEGLRPGGAISKIWRLFKIGRPSKIGSLVLPLGSLIFFLVLLSFFLPLILSFVPLFSSRFDFSHITGVKSSFDFSHIFRITVFTVSQAFFSALLACTVGFAAAYLCARKNFRGRKFLLALSSVPLCVPAIIVALSFIIFFGNNGVLNSFLKNLLNQDEPPVNFVFSMTGVIIIHGFYNFPLAMKTISQVWERLSEDEPNAALLLGASKFRIFKTITFPALLNSIAVSFLLIFLFCFFSFIIILLFGGLALTTLEVELYKAARTKLDMNLAAKIALTEISAALILILIYSNLQKKMRVQNENLKGIRERTSIKGFGQKVFFSFTIFIIILFLIAPLFSIFLHSTYNVNYTSIFNKFFYFKAWKNIFLSRTFWTALWTSIKIGILTALVSLIASLFFAYITVFYNRRKIYAIPYLPLAVSSVMLGFGWLLLKPNGTELILIFAQSSLAWPFAWTQIQTSLLRIPQNIINAAVLLSPDKKTAFFKVIVPLCKRGIFSSLAFVFAISAGDASLPIVLNIPHFNNLALLIFDYASSYRFVESSAVAVVLSLITGFVFFLQEK
- a CDS encoding response regulator transcription factor; this encodes MKIIIVDDDCLVVSSLKTILKANGFDIIATGSSGSEAVFLFNEHRPDILLMDIRMENMTGIEASEKILAEHKDAKILLLTTFNDEEYITKAINFGCKGYILKQNIDSLIPALNAVGAGSIVFDSEIISKIPQTKPARSQFKEDLNDRETDILELVADGLNNKEISNRLSLSEGTVRNYVSSILEKLNLRDRTQLVVYYYTR
- a CDS encoding DUF3100 domain-containing protein — translated: MKNIRLHLTVLVLVVISEFIGKFAFKVGIGTIVLLPMLYALILGILTTLKKVKISGDKEIKDAGSLISITLMLLMAKYGTTIGPSIWNILKASPALILQEFGNLGTVILGVPIAVLLGLKREAIGGAHSISREPNVAIVAERYGLNSPEGEGVLGVYLVGTVFGTIFIGLMASILASATFLHPYALAMASGVGSASMMTASVGSLIELFPDMAENIKAFGAASNLLSGLDGVYMSIFLALPFSEWLFKKCYKMKYHEAAPLPSVPTEVSAGSSN
- a CDS encoding ABC transporter ATP-binding protein, with product MKHERAFLQLKNIKKHFTEKDISVSFELKKGKALALLGPSGCGKTTVLKIIAGLIAPDSGEIVLDGKDISRIPPGKRGIGMVFQDYALFPHLNVEENIFYGLVSKGMSKKEARKTIAPLVELFHLEALQKRKTDLLSGGEKQRVSLARSLAVSPSLILFDEPLSALDADLRLHLRKELRAKQESLGYTAVYVTHDKDEAAALADEVLYMG
- a CDS encoding YhjD/YihY/BrkB family envelope integrity protein, whose product is MKRETTGSQKFLAWYARVVQEQKKGLYDFNQKIYITIVSFANNDLLTTASAGAYNFLMSALPLFILTLTILLRVLKQTPEQVKSAIRSLSIFENTVNIDRFFSLLLNINTFSVFDFIVTVFILWMARRFFATIQHSIRKIYRKKAKKTAIKTSLTVILGEVIVVIFLVMLFILLSTGSAVFRINIVQSVFSNNIVFLLKNLFIFIPLLLMQFFICLIYYVMPPVKPSFKNAWTSALGCTLSYFFIKVFFMLFRSTAKFTIVYGIFTNVILVLIQVWFFFFFFVFFAQFMYVNQFFNSFVISQLYRLPKEDAPGFFNQLLRHLFIEPPKEYRKKAIEIKAGEVIFNYEDESSEIYYIIEGSVRVTTSNKILDLEKGDLFGEFACLLNGKRTGTAIAVTDCLLAVVPEKLFLEAVSIDGNVSRQALKILAESLIDPN
- a CDS encoding M20 family metallopeptidase, producing MNKYDIVSLVKQKEAKIIQIRRDLHQIPELQLSLPKTVSYVCKQLDELQIPYYKLVDGNAIVATIEGKEKGKCIAIRADMDALPIKENTGLSFASKHEGCMHACGHDSHTAMALGACMVLKELSSEFKGCVKILFQPGEEYPGGALPMIEEGCLENPKVDALIGLHAGYIYPGVEKGKIGICPGAFFASMDRFQITVRGKGAHGAYPHMSVDPIPIACEIVSALQKIISRELAPTSNALISVCQIHSGTTQNIIPDEVFMEGTVRATDEDVRKFMAKRIDEIASGIAKSYRAEAETVYDFKYPVLMNDKAFTEFFAENTKEIFGEDCIHEISIPTMGGEDVAFFLQKVPGTFFVLSNPIIHDGGKIYPHHSDRFDIDESLFYKGTSAVLATVLKYLDLGGLK
- a CDS encoding DUF340 domain-containing protein, with the translated sequence MKFKNALIVLLITALISLVGNFVGPKINPITALPGMLILVGIAAAGIGLSKIIPGKIPAVAYIVTIAAILTIPGVPFSKEVYEYTAKVNFLALCTPILAYAGIYTGKNLSSLKNTGWRIFVLAVAVMLGTYIFSALIAHFILKIIGQI
- a CDS encoding UbiA family prenyltransferase, yielding METENLFDRFGAVLKDYIDDEDAQKRRYAKRPLPTGCFSAGGTANKGRKRYVFCAKTR